A genome region from Dreissena polymorpha isolate Duluth1 chromosome 16, UMN_Dpol_1.0, whole genome shotgun sequence includes the following:
- the LOC127861881 gene encoding uncharacterized peptidase C1-like protein F26E4.3 translates to MVHTTRCGIIMVFIALEITVAFSERLTGVRSLNRPRRAIEWGPDIAGPFCAKRAPRCCPDRLDECSVPILDTLCYCDDFCDRERSDCCPDFQSVCRRRPSPPPPIRAPCEYNGRYYRQNEQVKINCNLCRCVRDITSTNGYSFQCGNNVCLIQEDVIDTVNKYPNKYGWQASNYSQFWGLTLEEGRRYRLGTNKPDEPVINMSNIEVLNDKSLPREFDSRKKWPGWVHGVRDQGNCAASWAFSTTALAADRLSIESRGAMVLDLSPQNLLSCSDNNQGGCLGGNLDSAWWFLRHRGVTTEACYPYTSGVNGKNGTCLARDLQRDRWCPAGRQTRDKLIYEATPPYKISSSVKDIMAEIEMNGPVQATFRVQDDFFMYRSGVYKYSRTGSVSAFQEDDRMLYHSVRIIGWGEEVISQRLVRYWLCANSWGTAWGEGGYFRIVRGSNECEIESFVLGVWGKVEADTVLRELLNVFRAERLQARTELERSRGRRHLRRHRRRQNKRKKQKS, encoded by the exons ATGGTGCATACAACACGTTGTGGAATAATAATGGTGTTTATTGCGTTGGAAATAACTGTGGCATTTTCGGAACGATTAACAGGCGTAAGGTCCTTAAACCGCCCAAGGCGCGCCATAGAGTGGGGACCGGATATCGCCGGTCCATTCTGCGCTAAGCGGGCGCCGCGGTGCTGCCCGGACCGACTGGACGAGTGCTCGGTGCCCATCTTGGACACGCTTTGTTACTGCGACGACTTCTGCGACCGGGAACGTAGCGACTGCTGCCCGGACTTTCAATCCGTATGCCGCCGCCGGCCTTCTCCACCTCCTCCGATACGAG CTCCCTGCGAGTACAATGGTAGATACTACCGACAAAATGAGCAAGTGAAGATTAACTGTAACCTGTG TCGATGTGTAAGAGACATCACCAGTACCAACGGGTACTCGTTTCAATGTGGAAACAATGTGTGTCTCATACAAGAGGATGTTATAGACACCGTCAACAAGTACCCAAACAAATACGG ATGGCAGGCGAGCAATTACTCTCAGTTTTGGGGCCTCACGCTCGAGGAGGGGCGTCGATACCGGCTGGGAACCAACAAACCGGATGAACCTGTAATAAACATGTCGAACATTGAG GTACTGAACGATAAAAGTCTGCCGCGGGAGTTTGACTCCCGGAAGAAGTGGCCTGGCTGGGTACACGGGGTCCGTGACCAGGGCAACTGTGCAGCATCTTGGGCATTCTCTACAACCG CGCTGGCAGCTGATCGACTGTCCATTGAGTCCCGGGGCGCCATGGTGTTGGACCTGTCCCCACAGAATCTGCTCTCATGTAGTGATAACAACCAGGGCGGTTGTCTGGGCGGTAACCTTGATAGCGCCTGGTGGTTCCTGAGACATCGAGG GGTGACGACGGAGGCCTGCTACCCCTACACCAGCGGGGTCAACGGCAAGAACGGCACATGTCTGGCACGTGACCTGCAGCGGGATCGTTGGTGCCCGGCCGGCCGACAGACCCGGGACAAGCTGATATACGAGGCCACGCCCCCATACAAGATCTCGTCATCG GTAAAAGATATCATGGCAGAAATAGAAATGAATGGACCAGTGCAAG CGACGTTCCGTGTTCAGGACGACTTCTTCATGTACCGGTCTGGGGTCTACAAGTACTCACGCACGGGCTCGGTCTCCGCCTTCCAGGAGGACGATAGAATGCTGTACCATTCCGTCAGGATCATCGG TTGGGGCGAGGAGGTGATAAGTCAACGCCTGGTGAGATACTGG CTGTGCGCAAACTCGTGGGGCACAGCCTGGGGCGAAGGTGGCTACTTCCGGATCGTGAGGGGGTCAAACGAGTGCGAGATCGAGTCCTTCGTGCTCGGTGTCTGGGGCAAGGTGGAGGCGGATACGGTGCTGAGGGAACTACTCAACGTATTCCGCGCGGAACGTCTGCAGGCGCGCACTGAACTGGAAAGAAGTAGAGGCAGACGACACTTGAGACGTCATCGCAGACGACAGAACAAACGCAAGAAGCAAAAGTCATAA